A stretch of Halostagnicola kamekurae DNA encodes these proteins:
- a CDS encoding PLD nuclease N-terminal domain-containing protein — protein sequence MVSLLLVALISAALCAHAGLVGVVYYDTGTVALERRRWLLLVGLIPIFGFFMYLFERSELDYDPSTDPYAGGGYNVHPSRADDFPFSSSDGQEGARENSSDGVRRAENEYRTATDDEERTQ from the coding sequence ATGGTCAGTCTCCTGCTAGTCGCGCTCATCTCCGCCGCGCTGTGTGCCCACGCCGGGCTCGTGGGAGTGGTCTACTACGACACCGGGACGGTCGCGCTCGAGCGCCGACGCTGGCTGTTGCTCGTCGGGCTGATTCCGATCTTCGGCTTTTTTATGTACCTCTTCGAGCGAAGCGAACTCGACTACGATCCGTCGACGGACCCCTACGCCGGCGGCGGCTACAACGTTCACCCGTCTCGAGCCGACGATTTTCCGTTCTCGAGTTCCGACGGCCAGGAGGGCGCTCGAGAAAATAGTTCAGATGGTGTGAGACGTGCGGAAAATGAGTACCGAACAGCCACCGACGATGAAGAACGCACCCAGTGA
- a CDS encoding type II toxin-antitoxin system death-on-curing family toxin, with product MADSFWYPSVEDVLMIHDDIVSEYSNTHSGIRNRGDIAFALSYIADGSFGTAPETIHEKSFHLLRLFVANHPFVDGNKRTALNTTVVFYLLNGYRFEYDDEIRTILKRFGKDQAAVDEEQTIEYLRSHTEQVDLSTEIDVWRDELLQHGLNLLTDDPSDPND from the coding sequence ATGGCTGACTCGTTCTGGTATCCGTCAGTTGAAGATGTCCTCATGATCCACGACGACATCGTCTCTGAGTATTCGAATACTCATTCGGGGATTCGAAACCGAGGGGACATCGCGTTTGCGTTGAGCTACATCGCCGACGGGAGTTTCGGAACGGCACCAGAGACAATTCACGAGAAATCGTTTCACCTTCTCAGACTCTTCGTTGCCAATCATCCGTTCGTCGACGGGAACAAACGCACTGCGCTTAACACAACGGTCGTATTCTATCTCCTTAACGGATATCGGTTCGAATATGACGACGAAATCAGAACGATTCTAAAACGGTTCGGGAAGGACCAAGCGGCAGTCGATGAGGAACAGACAATCGAATACCTCCGATCTCATACTGAACAAGTAGATCTGTCGACCGAAATCGATGTCTGGCGAGACGAACTCCTCCAGCACGGTTTGAACCTGTTGACTGACGATCCATCAGACCCGAATGATTAA
- a CDS encoding MogA/MoaB family molybdenum cofactor biosynthesis protein, translated as MPTDETRRTTDEHGHDVIDPLYVAIVTVSSSRAAAADGDDPAAIEDPGGDTVAECFEAEGHEVRERVLVRDDYAAIRTAVRRLVAKRDVDVVVTTGGTGVTADDVSPEATASLFERELPGFGELFRSLSWDEVGTRAMASRATAGIAVDTPVFTLPGSTNACRTACEELIVPETPHLAGLATSHRTDAADQSLEAFRSED; from the coding sequence ATGCCCACAGACGAGACTCGCCGAACGACGGACGAGCATGGACACGACGTCATCGACCCGCTGTACGTCGCGATTGTGACGGTATCGTCCTCTCGAGCGGCCGCGGCCGACGGCGACGATCCGGCGGCGATCGAGGACCCTGGAGGCGATACGGTCGCCGAGTGCTTCGAGGCCGAGGGTCACGAGGTGCGCGAGCGCGTTCTGGTGCGGGACGATTACGCTGCGATCCGGACCGCGGTGCGACGACTGGTCGCGAAGCGGGACGTCGACGTGGTGGTGACGACCGGCGGAACGGGGGTCACCGCGGACGATGTCTCCCCTGAGGCGACCGCCTCGCTGTTCGAACGCGAGTTGCCAGGCTTCGGCGAACTGTTCCGGTCGCTCTCCTGGGACGAGGTCGGGACGCGGGCGATGGCCTCTCGAGCCACGGCGGGAATCGCGGTTGACACGCCGGTTTTCACCCTTCCCGGGAGCACGAACGCCTGCCGAACCGCCTGCGAGGAACTCATCGTTCCCGAGACGCCGCACCTCGCAGGACTCGCGACGAGCCACCGAACTGATGCGGCGGATCAGTCGCTCGAGGCGTTCCGGTCAGAGGACTGA
- a CDS encoding PaaI family thioesterase, with translation MSDETPDSIGIPAAAEDADLEGFLQAHIDESQEFLSWLGTSVDDIGAGTMTLSIPYDEKLTNVRPDSGSDRRPDMHGGVAATLIDTAGGLALRTELEEPFDASIATINLNVNYLRPATGDLCATANVVRVGSSVGVSEITVESTTEDGETKAVATGQGSYRVFRGVTDQ, from the coding sequence ATGAGCGACGAGACACCGGATTCGATCGGCATCCCCGCGGCTGCCGAGGACGCCGACCTCGAGGGGTTCTTGCAGGCGCACATCGACGAATCACAGGAGTTTCTCTCCTGGCTGGGCACGTCGGTCGACGACATCGGCGCGGGAACGATGACGCTCTCGATCCCCTACGACGAGAAGCTCACGAACGTCCGTCCCGACTCGGGGTCGGATCGACGCCCCGACATGCACGGCGGCGTCGCCGCGACGCTCATCGACACCGCCGGCGGGCTCGCCCTCCGAACGGAACTCGAGGAGCCGTTCGACGCGAGCATCGCGACGATCAACCTCAACGTCAACTACCTCCGGCCGGCGACCGGCGACCTGTGCGCGACCGCGAACGTGGTCCGGGTCGGCTCGAGCGTCGGCGTGAGCGAGATCACCGTCGAGAGCACGACCGAAGACGGCGAGACGAAAGCGGTCGCGACCGGTCAGGGATCCTATCGCGTCTTCCGGGGCGTAACCGACCAATAG
- a CDS encoding phosphatase PAP2 family protein, with protein sequence MSRGVGALEAVQKLLPPWAALPAAALTQLGDMWFLALLFVALYWFDAPRREAIATVAGAWLAGAGAFRGLKAFFGLPRPNEPLADPSAYPPIVRPVYEATALAGGYGFPSGHAVNVTIVYVGLAAVLAVGTRRQRAAGAAAIVGIVCLTRIVLGVHYLVDVVAGVAVGLCILLAVRALAVRRPDAPATSAFGLAVVCGVFFVVMSGAVTDSVLVLLASIGALIGLQTFDLGRDDPGR encoded by the coding sequence ATGTCTCGAGGCGTCGGCGCGCTGGAAGCGGTCCAGAAGCTCCTCCCCCCGTGGGCGGCGCTCCCCGCTGCCGCGCTCACGCAACTGGGCGACATGTGGTTTTTGGCGCTCCTCTTCGTCGCTCTTTACTGGTTCGACGCGCCGAGACGGGAGGCCATCGCGACCGTCGCGGGCGCGTGGCTGGCCGGGGCCGGCGCGTTCCGGGGACTGAAGGCGTTCTTCGGCTTGCCGCGCCCGAACGAACCGCTCGCCGATCCGAGCGCGTATCCCCCGATCGTTCGACCGGTCTACGAGGCGACGGCGCTGGCCGGCGGATACGGGTTTCCGAGCGGCCACGCCGTCAACGTCACGATCGTCTACGTCGGACTCGCGGCGGTCCTCGCGGTCGGCACGCGCCGCCAGCGCGCGGCCGGTGCCGCGGCGATCGTCGGTATCGTATGTCTCACGCGGATCGTACTCGGCGTGCACTATCTCGTCGACGTCGTCGCCGGCGTCGCAGTCGGGCTCTGTATCCTCCTCGCCGTGCGAGCGCTCGCCGTCAGACGACCGGACGCCCCCGCGACGAGCGCGTTCGGGCTGGCCGTCGTCTGTGGCGTCTTCTTCGTCGTGATGAGCGGTGCCGTGACCGATTCCGTTCTCGTCCTGCTCGCCTCGATCGGCGCGCTGATCGGGTTACAGACCTTCGATCTGGGCCGTGACGATCCGGGCCGTTAG
- a CDS encoding lipoyl protein ligase domain-containing protein: MSVRILRGRSETVDADRAASQRLLETAATGTPAVRVWRPHRQVAFGRRDAGLEGYDDARAIAREFGFPPVERSVGGRAVAYDGETTLAFARAEPVADFRQGTDERYERLTADIERAFERLGVSAVRGEPADSFCPGTHSISVPAPSDRTGSSETPDCRKIAGLAQRVTQDAALASGIVVVANRDELASVLEGVYGALEVPFDPDSIGTLETEHVEIERVRTVLEEELIGDRSVSAVDAV, translated from the coding sequence ATGTCCGTTCGTATCCTTCGGGGACGCTCCGAGACCGTCGACGCCGATCGCGCGGCGAGCCAGCGACTTCTCGAAACCGCCGCGACCGGAACGCCCGCAGTCCGAGTCTGGCGGCCCCACAGGCAGGTCGCCTTCGGTCGCCGGGACGCCGGACTCGAGGGGTACGACGACGCTCGAGCGATCGCGCGCGAGTTCGGGTTCCCGCCGGTCGAGCGCAGCGTCGGCGGTCGGGCCGTCGCCTACGACGGGGAGACGACCCTGGCGTTCGCCCGCGCCGAGCCCGTCGCGGACTTTCGCCAGGGGACCGACGAGCGCTACGAACGCCTGACCGCCGATATCGAGCGGGCGTTCGAGCGCCTCGGCGTGAGTGCCGTCCGCGGCGAGCCCGCGGACTCGTTCTGTCCGGGTACTCATTCGATTTCGGTCCCAGCGCCGAGCGATCGAACCGGCTCGAGCGAGACTCCCGACTGCCGGAAGATCGCGGGCCTCGCCCAGCGGGTAACGCAGGACGCGGCGCTCGCGTCCGGAATCGTCGTCGTCGCGAATCGCGACGAACTGGCGAGCGTTCTCGAGGGAGTCTACGGGGCACTCGAGGTCCCGTTCGATCCCGACTCCATCGGTACTCTCGAGACCGAACACGTCGAGATCGAGCGCGTTCGGACCGTTCTCGAGGAAGAGCTGATCGGCGATCGCTCGGTATCGGCCGTCGACGCTGTCTGA
- a CDS encoding FAD-binding and (Fe-S)-binding domain-containing protein: MATEPSEDSVGDARAESDDPAVDAHAERDDPAADARANYDYASADVDRPGLVRDLENLVDCSVRFDSYSRQLYATDASPYEVTPIGVVFPESTADVARVVEYCARREIPVLPRGGGTSLAGQTVNRAVVLDFTRHMNEIVETDPDGRTATVQPGTVLGMLNETLEPHDLKFAPDPAWGDKSAIGGAIGNNSTGAHSLQYGKTDAYVESCEVVLADGTVTRFGEVTLEEIDERADPDGSLEARIYAEIGRILEEDADAISEAYPDLKRNVSGYNLDRLVAEARGDPLPGGEDTGKAGTVNLARVLAGSEGTLAIVTEATVSLEPVPETKSVALLCYAELHDAMADVAPILEHDPAAVEVLDDVLIDLARDTAEFAPVTEMLPEGTNATLLVEFYAEDDAEGRDRVAELLADRCPSVTPAGTPDGGVSEADSSTDDSSGANSNSTASRDAQPVAIDALEAYEDDERAKLWKLRKSGLPILLSRTTDEKHISFIEDTAIPPARLPEFVDRFESILESHDTYATFYAHAGPGVLHVRPLINTKTDTGIDQLHGIADDVTDLVVDLGGSVSGEHGDGRARTQWNRKLYGENLWETFQDLKTAFDPDWLLNPGQVVFRDENPTDLRENLRFDPDYEYDAGFEPTLEWDNDNGMQGMVELCHGCGGCRGEQSTTGGVMCPTYRASHEEITSTRGRANSLRQAMSGDLPRGEQFSDEFTEEVMDLCIGCKGCAIDCPSEVDMAKLKAEVTHEYHQRNGASLRDRLFANVANLSRWGSRFAPLSNVAHKVPGSRWLLEKTVGIAADRPLPTFHSDTFSDWFERRGGATVEEADAEREVVVYPDTYTNYNHPEAGKAAVRVLEAADIHVTVPNGVGDTGRPAFSKGFLKKARETARENVDALEPHLEDGRDIVLIEPSDAVMLQSDYLDLLGEDARALADRTYGVCEYVDTFRLDESISFLSPSDLDPGGDDSAAEEATADGGALEHLTYHGHCHQKATAKDHHAVGVLRRAGYAVDPLDSGCCGMAGSFGYEAEHASMSEAIADVLYDQVDSSEGDRVVAPGASCRSQLEARPGAEEEPPTPIEMLANALE; the protein is encoded by the coding sequence ATGGCCACGGAGCCGAGCGAGGATTCGGTCGGTGACGCGCGCGCTGAGAGCGACGACCCGGCCGTCGACGCCCACGCCGAGCGCGACGATCCGGCCGCCGACGCGCGCGCTAATTACGACTACGCGAGCGCCGACGTCGACCGGCCGGGGTTGGTTCGGGACCTCGAGAACCTCGTCGACTGTTCGGTTCGGTTCGACTCGTACTCGCGACAGCTGTACGCCACCGACGCCAGCCCCTACGAGGTGACGCCGATCGGCGTCGTCTTCCCCGAGTCGACGGCGGACGTCGCACGCGTCGTCGAGTACTGCGCGAGACGAGAGATTCCGGTCCTCCCCCGCGGCGGCGGGACGAGCCTCGCTGGACAGACCGTCAACCGCGCGGTCGTCCTCGACTTCACCCGGCACATGAACGAAATCGTCGAGACGGATCCCGACGGGCGGACCGCAACGGTCCAGCCGGGAACCGTTCTGGGGATGCTCAACGAGACGCTCGAGCCCCACGATCTGAAGTTCGCGCCGGATCCCGCCTGGGGCGACAAGAGCGCGATCGGCGGCGCGATCGGGAACAACTCGACGGGCGCACACTCCCTGCAGTACGGCAAGACCGACGCCTACGTCGAGTCCTGCGAGGTCGTCCTCGCGGACGGCACCGTCACCCGGTTCGGCGAAGTCACCCTCGAGGAGATCGACGAACGAGCCGATCCCGACGGCTCGCTCGAGGCGCGGATCTACGCCGAAATCGGGCGAATACTCGAGGAGGATGCAGACGCGATTTCGGAAGCGTACCCCGACCTCAAGCGGAACGTCTCGGGGTACAACCTCGATCGGCTGGTCGCGGAAGCCAGAGGAGACCCCCTTCCCGGGGGAGAAGACACCGGAAAAGCGGGAACCGTCAACCTCGCGCGGGTGCTCGCCGGCAGCGAGGGAACGCTCGCGATCGTGACCGAGGCGACCGTCTCGCTCGAGCCGGTCCCCGAAACGAAGTCCGTCGCCCTGCTGTGTTACGCGGAGCTTCACGACGCGATGGCAGACGTCGCGCCGATTCTCGAGCACGACCCCGCCGCCGTCGAGGTGCTCGACGACGTGCTGATCGACCTCGCTCGCGACACCGCGGAGTTCGCTCCCGTGACCGAGATGCTCCCCGAGGGAACGAACGCGACGCTGCTCGTCGAGTTCTACGCCGAGGACGATGCCGAGGGTCGCGATCGGGTCGCCGAACTGCTCGCCGACCGCTGTCCGTCCGTCACGCCCGCCGGGACGCCCGACGGCGGCGTTTCGGAGGCGGACTCGAGTACCGACGACTCGAGCGGTGCGAATTCGAATAGTACAGCTTCGCGCGACGCGCAACCGGTCGCGATCGACGCGCTCGAGGCCTACGAGGACGACGAACGAGCGAAGCTCTGGAAGCTACGCAAGTCGGGCCTTCCGATCTTGCTCTCGCGGACGACCGACGAGAAACACATCTCGTTCATCGAAGATACGGCGATACCGCCCGCGCGGTTGCCCGAGTTCGTCGACCGGTTCGAGTCGATCCTCGAGTCTCACGACACCTACGCGACCTTTTATGCCCACGCCGGGCCGGGCGTACTCCACGTGCGGCCGCTGATCAACACGAAGACAGATACCGGAATCGACCAGTTACATGGTATCGCCGACGACGTGACGGACCTCGTGGTCGATCTCGGCGGCTCCGTCTCCGGCGAGCACGGGGACGGCCGCGCCCGAACCCAGTGGAATCGCAAACTCTACGGCGAGAACCTCTGGGAGACGTTCCAGGATCTCAAGACCGCCTTCGATCCCGACTGGCTCCTGAACCCAGGTCAGGTCGTCTTCCGCGATGAAAACCCGACGGACCTCCGTGAGAACCTTCGGTTCGACCCCGACTACGAGTACGACGCCGGGTTCGAGCCGACCCTCGAGTGGGACAACGACAACGGCATGCAGGGGATGGTCGAACTCTGTCACGGCTGTGGGGGCTGTCGCGGCGAGCAGTCGACGACCGGCGGGGTGATGTGTCCGACCTACCGCGCCTCACACGAGGAGATCACGAGCACCCGCGGGCGGGCCAACTCGTTGCGGCAGGCGATGAGCGGGGACCTGCCGCGGGGCGAGCAATTCTCCGACGAGTTCACGGAGGAAGTCATGGACCTCTGTATCGGCTGCAAGGGCTGTGCCATCGACTGCCCGAGCGAGGTCGACATGGCGAAGTTGAAAGCCGAAGTTACCCACGAGTACCACCAGCGAAACGGCGCGTCGCTTCGCGACCGGCTGTTCGCCAACGTCGCGAATCTCTCGCGATGGGGTAGTCGCTTCGCACCGCTGTCGAACGTCGCCCACAAGGTTCCGGGCTCGCGCTGGCTGCTCGAGAAGACGGTCGGCATCGCCGCGGATCGGCCGCTTCCGACGTTCCACAGCGACACGTTCTCGGACTGGTTCGAACGCCGGGGCGGCGCGACCGTCGAGGAGGCCGACGCCGAGCGCGAGGTCGTGGTTTATCCCGACACCTACACCAACTACAACCATCCCGAGGCCGGCAAGGCGGCGGTTCGAGTGCTCGAGGCGGCGGATATCCACGTCACGGTCCCCAACGGCGTCGGCGACACGGGCCGGCCGGCGTTCTCGAAGGGATTCCTCAAGAAGGCCCGGGAAACTGCGCGGGAGAACGTCGACGCGCTCGAGCCCCATCTCGAGGACGGGCGGGATATCGTTCTCATCGAGCCCTCCGACGCGGTCATGTTGCAGTCTGACTACCTGGACCTGCTCGGCGAGGACGCTCGAGCGCTCGCCGACCGAACCTACGGCGTCTGCGAGTACGTCGATACGTTCCGACTCGACGAGTCGATCTCGTTCCTGTCGCCGTCCGATCTGGATCCGGGTGGCGACGATTCCGCGGCGGAGGAGGCCACCGCGGACGGCGGCGCGCTCGAGCACCTGACCTACCACGGCCACTGTCATCAGAAGGCGACGGCCAAAGACCACCACGCGGTCGGCGTCCTCCGGCGGGCGGGCTACGCCGTCGACCCGCTCGATTCCGGCTGCTGCGGGATGGCCGGCAGTTTCGGCTACGAGGCCGAACACGCCTCCATGAGCGAGGCAATCGCCGACGTGCTCTACGACCAGGTCGACTCGAGCGAGGGCGACCGGGTCGTCGCGCCGGGTGCCTCCTGTCGGAGCCAGCTCGAGGCCCGTCCCGGCGCCGAGGAGGAACCGCCGACACCGATCGAGATGCTGGCGAACGCGCTCGAGTGA
- a CDS encoding nucleotidyltransferase domain-containing protein: MSSESSVEPGTDHGSSVELALPIRDGNLFKHTASSYILNFLSDNPDIHLSVRQLATVTPRTERAVLEAVNTLEANNLIRTFSEGNSRRVQINRDRLNRADDPILSIPQPEFQTPARIALQYLKQELEDIRGVVLFGSTARGEGDRTSDLDLWVLVGGDHMNQRHRANKLGKHLGELRIPSSIGVSNAENADVAANWEAIKERLESDDVPPSAERYSFEIIVETPQSILNQSERVDVEKLFGEGITLETSETLEQVKLEVLSDE; this comes from the coding sequence ATGAGTAGTGAGAGTTCGGTCGAACCCGGAACTGATCACGGGTCGTCAGTAGAGTTGGCACTCCCAATTCGAGACGGAAATCTATTCAAACACACTGCAAGCAGCTATATCCTCAATTTCCTCTCGGACAACCCCGATATCCATCTCTCGGTCCGACAGTTGGCCACAGTCACACCGAGGACCGAACGGGCCGTTCTCGAGGCCGTCAACACTCTCGAGGCGAATAACTTGATTCGTACATTTAGCGAGGGAAATTCACGGAGAGTGCAAATTAACAGAGATCGGCTCAACAGAGCAGACGATCCGATACTCAGCATTCCGCAACCGGAATTCCAGACACCTGCGCGAATTGCACTGCAATATCTAAAACAGGAACTCGAAGATATCAGGGGGGTCGTACTCTTTGGAAGCACCGCTCGCGGAGAAGGCGATCGGACGTCCGATCTCGACCTATGGGTGCTCGTCGGTGGAGATCACATGAACCAACGACACCGGGCAAACAAACTCGGCAAACATCTTGGAGAACTTCGTATTCCCTCCTCTATCGGCGTATCGAATGCAGAGAATGCAGACGTTGCGGCGAACTGGGAAGCCATCAAAGAACGCCTCGAAAGCGACGACGTGCCGCCATCAGCAGAGCGGTATTCCTTCGAAATCATCGTCGAAACACCGCAATCGATACTCAATCAGTCCGAACGGGTTGACGTCGAAAAATTATTCGGCGAAGGGATAACGCTCGAAACGTCGGAAACACTCGAGCAAGTCAAACTGGAGGTTCTCTCCGATGAGTGA
- a CDS encoding DUF7521 family protein → MIDVASLHPVALVGLVFSLVSVLLGLCVAYLAVRGYLRSGQRPMLFIAVGFVLVLLTPLLSLLGFTLSSVNGVFVTSIAATSQTLGLVSILYGLWSPRASDVTDTA, encoded by the coding sequence ATGATAGACGTGGCTTCGTTGCATCCAGTCGCGCTCGTCGGGCTGGTTTTCTCTCTCGTGTCCGTACTGCTCGGACTCTGCGTCGCGTACCTCGCCGTGCGCGGCTATCTCCGGAGCGGGCAGCGGCCGATGTTGTTCATCGCTGTCGGGTTCGTTCTCGTCCTCTTGACCCCGCTCCTCTCGCTACTCGGATTTACGCTTTCATCGGTCAACGGGGTATTCGTTACGAGTATTGCCGCTACTAGCCAGACCCTTGGACTAGTGTCTATTTTGTATGGCCTCTGGTCACCTCGAGCTTCGGACGTGACCGACACAGCATAA
- a CDS encoding ArsR/SmtB family transcription factor, with protein sequence MTDEEQNSLLNILSDEHTRNILQETMKEPMSADELSEACDISPQSVYRRTDPLTEHGLLDARMEYDADGHHYRTYTADPTQIVVEITAEDINVAISQQERMTDRFIEFVNHVRNQ encoded by the coding sequence ATGACCGATGAGGAGCAAAATTCGCTCTTGAATATTCTAAGTGACGAACATACGAGGAACATCCTCCAAGAAACGATGAAAGAACCGATGTCAGCGGACGAACTGAGCGAGGCGTGCGATATCTCACCGCAATCTGTCTACCGGCGGACGGACCCGCTCACGGAACATGGCCTTCTGGATGCGCGTATGGAATACGATGCAGACGGTCACCACTATCGAACCTACACCGCCGATCCAACCCAGATAGTCGTTGAGATTACTGCGGAAGATATCAACGTAGCGATTTCTCAGCAAGAACGGATGACCGATCGGTTCATCGAGTTCGTAAATCACGTGAGGAACCAATGA
- a CDS encoding DUF4870 domain-containing protein: protein MNTDNTQPGDTRDTTLAAFVHIAALFFGFFIIALVYFASDDSFARENAANALNWHIPLSLVAILVVFIGLVVNQFAGVVMAVGIGIATVCVALIASVKARQGKAWKYPIVPNLA from the coding sequence ATGAATACAGATAATACCCAGCCGGGCGATACTCGAGACACCACTCTCGCAGCGTTCGTTCATATCGCTGCGCTCTTTTTCGGGTTTTTCATCATTGCGCTCGTATACTTCGCATCAGATGATAGCTTCGCGCGGGAGAACGCGGCAAATGCATTGAACTGGCACATCCCGCTTTCGCTGGTGGCTATACTGGTCGTTTTCATCGGTCTCGTGGTGAACCAGTTCGCGGGTGTGGTCATGGCGGTGGGCATCGGAATCGCAACGGTCTGCGTTGCCCTGATAGCAAGCGTGAAAGCTCGTCAGGGCAAAGCGTGGAAGTACCCGATAGTCCCGAACCTCGCCTAA
- the ahbB gene encoding siroheme decarboxylase subunit beta, with protein sequence MSTLSRDWREAVDDVDAAIIDSYQSGFPVAERPFRSLGEDLGIGESDALERVRSLHEDGIFRRFGPVLNPPVIGSSTLAAVRAPEGRFDEIAEVINGYRQVNHNYARDHEWNMWFVVTAGSRAARDEILADIEARTGCTVLNLPMLTDYYIDLEFPVVNADRFARESLEGGTDASATRISEEAVGDLSAFEADLLLAIQNGFPLSRTPYRDVAAELEADVESVLHGIERLLETGCIKRIGCVVNHVVTGFDANCMVVWDVPDDELDERGVRVGDQSYVTLCYHRPRRAALEWPYNLFTMIHGRDPAAVDAKIDELASEYLPVDHERLYSTETLKQTGAQYEELVGNR encoded by the coding sequence ATGAGTACCCTCTCGAGGGACTGGCGCGAGGCGGTCGACGACGTGGACGCCGCGATCATCGACAGCTATCAGAGCGGTTTTCCGGTGGCCGAACGGCCGTTTCGAAGCCTCGGAGAGGACCTCGGAATCGGTGAGTCAGACGCCCTCGAGCGGGTTCGGAGCCTCCACGAGGACGGCATCTTCCGCCGGTTCGGTCCCGTGCTCAACCCGCCGGTGATCGGCTCGTCGACGCTGGCGGCCGTTCGAGCACCGGAGGGGCGATTCGACGAGATCGCCGAGGTGATCAACGGCTACCGGCAGGTCAACCACAACTACGCCCGCGACCACGAGTGGAACATGTGGTTCGTCGTCACCGCCGGCTCTCGAGCGGCCCGCGACGAGATTCTGGCGGACATCGAGGCTCGAACCGGCTGTACGGTCCTGAACCTCCCGATGCTGACCGACTACTACATCGACCTCGAGTTCCCCGTGGTCAACGCGGATCGGTTCGCGCGCGAATCGCTCGAGGGCGGGACCGACGCGTCGGCAACTCGGATCAGCGAGGAAGCCGTCGGCGACCTCTCGGCGTTCGAGGCCGACCTCCTGCTCGCGATCCAGAACGGGTTCCCGCTTTCGCGGACGCCCTACCGAGACGTCGCCGCGGAGCTCGAGGCGGACGTCGAGTCGGTCCTCCACGGGATCGAGCGCCTCCTCGAGACGGGCTGTATCAAGCGCATCGGCTGCGTGGTCAACCACGTCGTGACGGGATTCGACGCCAACTGCATGGTCGTCTGGGACGTGCCCGACGACGAACTCGACGAGCGCGGCGTTCGCGTCGGCGACCAGTCGTACGTCACGCTCTGTTATCACCGGCCGCGGCGAGCGGCGCTCGAGTGGCCCTACAACCTGTTCACGATGATCCACGGGCGCGATCCGGCGGCCGTCGACGCGAAGATCGACGAACTCGCGAGCGAGTATTTGCCCGTGGATCACGAGCGGCTGTACTCGACTGAGACGCTGAAGCAAACCGGCGCGCAGTACGAGGAACTGGTGGGGAACCGTTAG